The Ensifer adhaerens genome contains a region encoding:
- a CDS encoding F0F1 ATP synthase subunit C: protein MEAEAAKYIGAGLACLGMAGTALGLGNIFGSYLSGALRNPSAADGQFGRLVFGFAVTEALGIFSLLVALLLLFAV, encoded by the coding sequence ATGGAAGCGGAAGCAGCAAAGTACATCGGCGCAGGTCTCGCTTGCCTCGGCATGGCCGGCACGGCTCTCGGCCTCGGCAACATCTTCGGCAGCTACCTCTCTGGCGCGCTGCGTAACCCGTCGGCTGCTGACGGCCAGTTCGGCCGCCTCGTATTCGGCTTCGCCGTTACGGAAGCTCTGGGCATCTTCTCGCTGCTCGTAGCCCTGCTCCTCCTCTTCGCCGTCTAA
- a CDS encoding F0F1 ATP synthase subunit B, whose amino-acid sequence MFVTAAYAQQSTTTEGAEAHDAAAAGEVHTETGVAHEGEAGSGVFPPFDTTHFASQLLWLAITFGLFYLLMSKVIIPRIGGILETRHDRIAQDLDEASRLKGEADAAIASYEQDLAAAKSKGHKIADDARESAKAKANADRTAVEADLAKKISAAEDRIADIKAKALADVGAIAEETATAVVKQLIGGTVTKAEITAAVKASAGN is encoded by the coding sequence ATGTTTGTGACCGCGGCTTATGCCCAGCAGTCAACCACCACTGAAGGCGCCGAAGCACACGATGCCGCTGCGGCCGGTGAGGTGCACACCGAAACGGGTGTGGCTCACGAAGGCGAGGCTGGCTCCGGCGTGTTCCCGCCCTTCGATACGACCCATTTCGCATCGCAGCTGCTTTGGCTCGCGATCACGTTCGGCCTCTTCTATCTCCTGATGTCGAAGGTCATCATTCCGCGCATCGGCGGAATTCTGGAAACCCGTCACGATCGGATCGCTCAGGATCTCGATGAAGCGTCCCGCCTCAAGGGCGAAGCCGACGCTGCCATCGCTTCCTACGAGCAGGACCTGGCAGCCGCCAAGTCCAAGGGTCACAAGATCGCCGACGACGCCCGCGAATCCGCAAAAGCCAAGGCCAATGCTGACCGCACCGCCGTCGAAGCCGACCTTGCCAAGAAGATCTCGGCTGCAGAAGACCGCATCGCCGACATCAAGGCAAAAGCACTGGCCGACGTCGGCGCCATCGCCGAGGAAACCGCAACGGCTGTCGTCAAGCAGCTGATCGGCGGAACCGTCACCAAGGCCGAGATCACCGCTGCCGTCAAGGCATCGGCTGGCAACTGA
- a CDS encoding F0F1 ATP synthase subunit B, protein MHLDATFYAFVGLILFFVLIAYLKVPGMVGKALDARAEKIGNELTEAKRLREEAQGLVAEYQRKRKDAEAEAAGIVAAAQREAEMLTAEAKQKTEEYVVRRTALSEQKIKQAESDAINAVRSAAVDLAIAAAEKVIAAKADAGAQSDLFKKALGDVKARLN, encoded by the coding sequence ATGCATCTTGATGCAACTTTCTATGCCTTCGTTGGCCTGATCCTGTTCTTCGTCCTGATTGCCTATCTCAAGGTTCCGGGCATGGTCGGCAAGGCGCTCGACGCCCGCGCCGAAAAGATCGGCAACGAGCTGACCGAAGCCAAGCGCCTGCGCGAAGAAGCACAGGGCCTCGTCGCTGAGTACCAGCGCAAGCGCAAGGATGCCGAAGCGGAAGCTGCCGGCATCGTCGCTGCCGCCCAGCGCGAAGCCGAAATGCTGACCGCGGAAGCCAAGCAGAAGACCGAGGAATACGTCGTTCGTCGCACGGCTCTTTCGGAACAGAAGATCAAGCAGGCCGAAAGCGACGCGATCAACGCGGTTCGTTCCGCTGCCGTCGATCTCGCGATCGCCGCTGCCGAGAAGGTCATTGCCGCCAAGGCGGACGCCGGCGCCCAGAGCGATCTGTTCAAGAAGGCACTTGGCGACGTCAAGGCACGCTTGAACTAA
- a CDS encoding ribonuclease HII — MSRRSSDSPLFPDIIEAPDFSFELSAKGDGFWPVAGADEAGRGPLAGPVVAAAVILDPDAIPAGLDDSKKLTAQAREKLFEEILATSEVSIASASAGTIDATDIRKASLEAMRRAVAGLPSNARFVLVDGRDVPPGLTCHAKAVVKGDARSLSIAAASIVAKVTRDRMMARADLAHPGYGFALHAGYATVTHRRAIETHGPCPLHRMSFRPLRRDD; from the coding sequence ATGTCTCGCAGATCGTCCGATTCTCCCCTTTTTCCCGATATCATCGAAGCGCCCGATTTCAGTTTCGAGCTTTCGGCCAAGGGCGATGGCTTCTGGCCGGTCGCCGGAGCGGATGAGGCCGGGCGTGGGCCGCTCGCGGGACCGGTGGTCGCCGCCGCCGTCATCCTCGATCCGGACGCCATTCCCGCGGGCCTCGACGACAGCAAGAAGCTGACGGCGCAGGCGCGCGAAAAACTGTTCGAAGAAATCCTCGCCACGTCCGAAGTGTCGATCGCCTCGGCTTCGGCCGGCACGATCGACGCCACCGACATCCGCAAGGCAAGCCTTGAAGCCATGCGGCGCGCCGTGGCCGGCCTGCCCTCGAACGCACGCTTCGTGCTCGTCGACGGCCGTGACGTGCCGCCCGGCCTCACCTGCCACGCCAAGGCGGTCGTCAAGGGCGATGCGCGGTCGCTGTCGATCGCCGCCGCTTCGATCGTCGCCAAGGTCACCCGCGACCGCATGATGGCCCGTGCCGATCTCGCACATCCCGGCTACGGCTTCGCGCTCCATGCCGGCTATGCGACGGTGACCCACCGTCGCGCCATCGAGACCCACGGCCCCTGCCCGCTGCACCGCATGAGCTTCCGGCCGCTGCGCCGGGACGACTAA
- a CDS encoding PA0069 family radical SAM protein — protein MTELSQIRQGALAPANTADVAEAMMSATGLRIDIDRRRGRGAGINMSGRFEPRSRETFDDGWESLEDLPPFKTEVQVEKPRTVITRNESPDISFDRSINPYRGCEHGCIYCFARPTHAYMGLSAGLDFEAKLFAKPDAPRLLERELARQDYKVRPIAIGTNTDPYQPIEKEWRIMRQILEVLRDANHPVMIVTKSAMVTRDIDILAPMAEKGLVRVGISVTTLDRKLARTMEPRASTPSKRLEAIRMLAEAGIPAGVLVSPIIPALNDHEIERVLEGARTAGATEASYVLLRLPLEVSPLFRDWLLRNYPDRYRHVMSLIRSMRGGKDYDAEFGKRMKGAGPYAWQIGRRFDLAVKRLGFNPTRRQLRDDLFVPPLGTGVQLSLL, from the coding sequence ATGACCGAGCTGTCTCAGATCAGGCAGGGTGCCCTTGCGCCCGCCAACACGGCAGATGTGGCCGAAGCGATGATGAGCGCAACGGGCCTCCGGATCGACATCGATCGCCGCCGGGGGCGCGGCGCCGGGATCAACATGTCCGGCAGGTTCGAACCGCGCAGCCGCGAGACGTTCGACGACGGTTGGGAAAGCCTGGAGGATCTGCCGCCGTTCAAGACCGAGGTTCAGGTCGAGAAGCCGCGCACGGTGATCACGAGGAACGAGTCTCCCGACATCTCCTTCGACCGCTCGATCAATCCCTATCGCGGCTGCGAGCATGGTTGCATCTATTGCTTCGCCCGCCCCACGCACGCGTATATGGGCCTATCGGCCGGCCTCGACTTCGAAGCGAAGCTGTTTGCCAAGCCGGATGCACCGCGACTTCTGGAGCGCGAACTGGCGCGGCAGGACTACAAGGTGAGGCCGATCGCCATCGGCACCAACACCGACCCCTATCAGCCGATCGAGAAGGAGTGGCGCATCATGCGCCAGATCCTCGAGGTGCTGCGGGACGCCAACCATCCGGTCATGATCGTCACCAAATCAGCGATGGTCACCCGCGATATCGATATCCTGGCGCCGATGGCGGAAAAGGGACTGGTTCGCGTCGGCATCTCCGTCACGACACTCGACCGGAAGCTCGCCCGCACGATGGAGCCGCGGGCCTCTACGCCGAGCAAGCGGCTGGAGGCGATACGCATGCTTGCCGAAGCGGGCATCCCGGCCGGTGTTCTCGTTTCCCCTATCATTCCGGCGCTGAACGACCACGAGATCGAGCGCGTGCTCGAAGGAGCAAGGACAGCCGGAGCAACGGAAGCAAGCTATGTCCTGCTGCGGCTGCCGCTCGAGGTCAGCCCGCTCTTTCGCGACTGGCTGCTGCGCAATTATCCGGACCGCTACCGGCACGTCATGTCGCTCATCCGCTCCATGCGTGGCGGCAAGGACTATGACGCCGAATTCGGCAAACGCATGAAGGGCGCCGGCCCCTATGCGTGGCAGATTGGCCGCCGCTTCGACTTGGCGGTCAAGCGCCTCGGCTTCAACCCGACGCGCCGGCAGCTGCGCGACGATCTCTTCGTGCCGCCGCTCGGAACGGGGGTGCAGCTCTCGCTTCTTTGA
- a CDS encoding glycosyl transferase has protein sequence MLTIIMETRDNEAELAQTLAVLVAGAVEGLVSDVIILDHGSKDGSSDVADAAGCRFCRDWDLADVVGSARGEWLMLLEPGARPIGRWIDELAEYVSMNKAPARFSGSRLHRRPFFRRLTRRGKPLETGFLLRKNDALAAARGNTGLDAMTNVRSVRKLSTELVPAWVAVEARR, from the coding sequence ATGCTCACGATCATCATGGAAACCCGCGACAACGAAGCCGAACTGGCGCAGACGCTTGCTGTGTTGGTTGCCGGCGCCGTGGAGGGGCTGGTCAGCGATGTGATCATCCTCGATCATGGTTCGAAGGATGGTTCGTCCGATGTGGCCGATGCCGCTGGATGCCGTTTCTGCCGGGATTGGGATCTCGCCGATGTGGTGGGTTCGGCGCGTGGCGAATGGCTGATGTTGCTGGAGCCGGGCGCCCGCCCGATCGGCCGCTGGATCGATGAACTGGCCGAGTACGTGTCGATGAACAAGGCACCGGCCCGCTTCTCCGGTTCGAGACTGCATCGCAGGCCTTTCTTCCGCCGGCTGACCCGGCGGGGAAAGCCGCTGGAGACAGGCTTTCTCCTGCGCAAGAACGATGCTCTTGCGGCCGCCCGCGGCAATACGGGCCTGGATGCCATGACGAATGTCCGCTCTGTCCGCAAGCTCTCGACCGAACTTGTTCCGGCCTGGGTCGCCGTCGAAGCCAGGCGGTAA
- the moaB gene encoding molybdenum cofactor biosynthesis protein B, whose protein sequence is MAGIDEKRPFIPVGIAILTVSDTRTRADDKSGDTLEARVRDAGHRLEARAIVSDDKTKIYDQVKAWTLDPNIDVVITTGGTGFTGRDVTPEALEPLFEKRMDGFSEVFHRISFEKIGTSTIQSRATGGVANATFIFVLPGSPGACRDAWDGILKQQLDYRHMPCNFVEIMPRLDEHLKRG, encoded by the coding sequence ATGGCCGGTATCGACGAAAAGCGTCCGTTCATTCCTGTCGGGATCGCCATCCTCACGGTCTCCGACACGCGCACGCGCGCCGACGACAAGTCGGGCGACACATTGGAAGCGCGGGTGCGTGACGCCGGCCATCGGCTTGAGGCGCGCGCCATCGTTTCCGACGACAAGACGAAGATCTACGACCAGGTAAAGGCCTGGACGCTCGATCCCAACATCGACGTGGTGATCACGACAGGTGGAACGGGCTTCACCGGGCGGGACGTGACGCCTGAGGCGCTGGAACCGTTGTTCGAGAAGCGCATGGACGGGTTCTCCGAAGTCTTCCACCGTATCTCCTTCGAGAAGATCGGCACCTCGACGATCCAGTCGCGGGCAACTGGCGGCGTTGCCAACGCCACCTTCATCTTCGTCCTTCCGGGTTCGCCCGGTGCCTGCCGTGATGCGTGGGACGGCATCCTCAAGCAACAGCTCGACTATCGGCACATGCCCTGCAATTTCGTGGAGATCATGCCGCGGCTCGACGAGCATCTGAAACGTGGCTGA
- a CDS encoding 4-(cytidine 5'-diphospho)-2-C-methyl-D-erythritol kinase — protein MSEGDIAGFALTRAAPAKINLALHVVGQRADGHHLLESLVTFADCGDRIGLSPADADRFTVSGAFAAALPMDAGAGGNLVLKARDLLRAELQALDPDTAGPVHLHLEKNLPLASGIGGGSADAAATLLGLLDLWGATIEPSRLGAIALQLGADVPMCLAGTPLLAKGIGEDITPLADFPALPVVLVNPLVAVSTPVVFRALANKTNPPLVAPHRAGTAAEWISAIATMRNDLQLPAEGLEPVIGTVCKALTEAGSALTRMSGSGATCFGLFDSDVRAAATARALSEAYPGWYVLACRTVGKGK, from the coding sequence ATGTCGGAAGGTGACATCGCGGGCTTCGCGCTGACGCGTGCAGCCCCCGCCAAGATCAATCTGGCCCTTCACGTCGTCGGCCAGCGCGCCGACGGCCACCATCTTCTCGAAAGTCTCGTCACTTTTGCCGATTGCGGCGATCGCATCGGTCTCTCGCCGGCGGATGCGGATCGCTTCACGGTTTCGGGCGCGTTTGCCGCCGCGCTGCCGATGGATGCCGGCGCGGGCGGCAACCTGGTTCTAAAGGCACGGGACCTGCTGCGCGCCGAACTGCAGGCACTTGACCCCGACACGGCCGGGCCGGTCCACCTGCATCTCGAGAAGAACCTGCCGCTCGCCTCGGGCATTGGCGGCGGATCCGCGGATGCGGCGGCGACGCTTCTTGGGCTTCTCGATCTTTGGGGCGCGACGATCGAACCCTCCCGCCTCGGCGCCATCGCGCTGCAGCTCGGAGCGGACGTGCCGATGTGTCTTGCCGGCACGCCACTGCTCGCGAAGGGGATCGGCGAGGACATTACGCCGCTTGCGGATTTCCCCGCGCTGCCGGTCGTGCTGGTCAATCCGCTCGTCGCCGTCTCGACGCCGGTTGTCTTCCGGGCCCTCGCCAACAAGACGAACCCGCCGCTCGTTGCGCCTCACAGAGCCGGCACGGCGGCCGAGTGGATTTCTGCGATCGCAACGATGCGCAACGATTTGCAGCTGCCGGCAGAGGGCCTTGAGCCCGTGATCGGCACGGTCTGCAAGGCATTGACCGAAGCCGGATCGGCGCTCACGCGCATGTCGGGCTCAGGCGCCACATGCTTCGGCCTTTTCGACAGCGACGTGCGCGCGGCTGCGACAGCGCGCGCTCTTTCGGAGGCCTACCCCGGGTGGTACGTTCTCGCCTGCAGGACAGTGGGCAAAGGGAAATAG